Below is a genomic region from Rhodospirillum centenum SW.
CAGATCTGGTCGCGGACGTCATAATTGTCGGCCGCCAGGATGACCCAGCTGTCCTCGTCGATGTAGAAGCGACGCTTGGCGTAGACATGGCTGGTGCCAGGGCGCACCGTGCCGTCCACGACCCAGACCCGGTGCAGTTCGTAGCGGGTCAGATCCTGGTTGATATGGCGCGGCTTGATGATCTGGTCATAGCTGAGATCGCCGCTGTGCAGCTTGTAGGAGTTGTACGGCACGTACATCTCCTTCCGGCCGACGAGCGTCCATTCATAACGGTCGGGCGACCCGTTGAAGACGTCGAGCTGGTCGTTGGTGCGCAGCCCGTCCGACGCCGTGCCGGGGTTGTCGTAGGCGACGTTCGGGGCGCGGCGGACACGGCGCTGGCCCGGATTGTAGGTCCAGGCCGAGCGCGGTTCTTCCACCTGGTTGATGGTGTCGTGGACCAGCAGGATCTCGCCTGCCAGCCGGGCCGGCGCCACCACTTCCTGAAGGAAGAACAGGGCCAGGTTGCCGTCCGCCCCCTCCGGACGGGAGTACAGGTACTTCACCTTCTCCGTCAGGGTGATCATGGTATAGGCGCCGTTGGCCTGCGGATTCGCCTGGCCGTACTGGCGGAACACGTTCAGGCCGCGCCAGCGCAGCAGGTGATTCCAGACCGCTTCAACGCCTTCCTTGGGGATCGGGAAGGGAATGCCGGTCTTCGCCTCCAGCACGCCGTTGCCACCGGGGGCCAGCTTCGCCGTCCCGGCATTCTTCACGGTGGCGTCATAGATGAACTGCGGCGCCGAGGCGCTGCGGCGCGTCGGGTAGACCGGCAGCCTGTAGGTATCCGGATAGGTCTTGAGCAGGGCCTTCAGGCCGTCGGGCAGCTTGTCCGCATACTTGTCCATGTTCTCCGAGGTGATGGTGAACAGGGGCTTGTCGTCCGCGAACGGGTCGATGTGCTGCTTGCCGGGGGTGTAGCCCGGGGGCGGGGCGGTGATGCCGCCCGTCCATTCCGGGATGCTGCCGTCGGCATTGCCGGCCTTGATCGCCCCCATGGGGGTGAGCGTCTTGCCGAGGTCCGATGCGGTCTGCGCCTGTGCCGGCAGGGCCAGGGTGATGGCCAGCGCACCGCCGAGCAGCGCGGCCTTAACGCGATTCATGAAGTCTCCTCCTTTTTATTCGGTCCTTCCTGGCTCTTTCCGGCCGTTAGAAGGAGTACTTGACACTGACCGAGACGAAGTCGCGGTCGCGGATCAGGTTGCGCTGCCCGGCACCGAAGAAGGTCGAGTAGCTGATGTCCGCGGTCCACTTCTCCAGATAGAGCGCGCGCAGGCCGAAGCTCAGCGCCTTGCGCCCTTCGACGAAGTTACCGATCGGACCCGGCGTCACGCCGTTGACGTCGTGCTGCCAGGAGATGGAGGGCGACAGGTTCACGCCCGAGAACGCATTCAGGTAGTCGAAGCGCGCCGTCATCCGGTAGCCCCAGGAGAACCGGGTGGCGAAGCCATCCTCCACCGCCGGACCGGGGGCGGCGCCGCCCGCACCGGACTCCGCGAAGGCCGGGATGTAGGAGCGGTCGGTGCCCGGCCCGTCCAGACGGTACTCGTCCGCCCCCGGGAAGCCATGGACATAGTTGAAGCCGAACTCGCCCAGCAGCACCCACTGGTCGGCGCCGACCATCGGGCCGAACGCCTTGGTCGCCGTGAACTGGAGCTGAGAGATGTCGAAGAACTCGTAGCCCTGGAGCGTGCTGCCGAAGAAACGGCTGGCACTGGTCACGGGGTCGTTCAGGTCGATACCGCCCAGCCGCTGGATCATCGGGTACTGGTTGAACAGGGCGGCCGCCTGACGCGCACCGGCCAGCGCCCCCGCCTGGGCACCCGCCTGCAGGGCCGCGGCATAGCTGGCGGGGCCGCCCTGCGACGCGATGGCCGCCTGTACCTGACCCTGCACCGCGCCCGGCAGGCTGGTGAAGGAGGTGCCGACCAGCGACGGCGCGGCCACGGCCAGCACCCGGTTGACGGCCGCCTGATACTGCGACTGCGCCGCGGCCTGCCCGGCCGTCTGGCCCGACGCCGCGGCGCCCAGCACGGCCGGGGCGGCGAAGGTGGACTGCAACAGCTCCACATCGTCCAGCGCCAGCGGCTGGTCCTTGCGGAACGAGTATTCCGCCTGGAAGGAGATGCCGGCGGGCAGGGTCGTGTTCAGGCTCAGGCCGAAGAGCTGGATGTCCTCCGGATAGACCAGCCGGTAGCCGCTGGCCTCGGAGAAGGGGGCGGCCTGCGGGTTGGCGGCGAAGCGGTAGAAGTCGGACTGCGTGCCGACGATCGTCTCCAGCACCGGCAGGCGGGAATGGTAGTTGATGTAGTAGGCGCCGAACTCGGTGTTGCCCAGATCCGGCGAGAAGTAACGCGCGGCGAAGCCGAACTGGCCGCTGTCGCTCGGCTGGTCGTCCTCCAGCCGCGGCACGCGCGAGCCGACGGAGGCCGCCGCGTTCACGACCGAGCGGTCGATGTCCGGGATCAGCGGGTTGCCGAAGCCCAGCAGCAGGTAACGCGCGCCGGGCGAGCCCGAGTCCGTCGTGCTGAAGAAGCTGTTGGCGGCTTCCGGCTCCGTCTGGTCCCACTTGAACTGGTAGAAGGCTTCCAGGCTGAAATTGTGGCCGAGGCTCAGGGAGACGTCGGCGATCGGCACCGGCAGGAAGGATTCCTTCAGCTCCGAGCCCGGGATGCGCAGGGCGGAGACGTCGATCGGGTTGATCGTGTTGATGCCGTTGGCGATGAAGGTGCTCTCGCCCCAGCTCAGCACCTGGTTGCCCAGGCGGACGTCAAGGCCGGCATCGTCACCCAGGCTGAAATTGCCGTAGACCAGCGCATCCAGCAGCTTGAAGTCGCGCCCGACCCGCTCCACCGCCTCGCCGTCCAGCGGGAAGCGGCCGGTGCGCGCGAAGTCCGTGCTGTCCTTGTCGGCGTTGACGACATCGTAGAAGTAGGTGGCGCGGACGAAGGCGCCCAGATTCCGGTAGTTCAGCTTCAGCTCGTGCAGGGCACGGCCGGTCAGCGAGACAAGGCCCTTGTCGTAGTTCAGGTTGCCGTTGTCGCCATTGTGCGAGTTGAAGGTACCGCCGTTGACCCGCGCGATGATGCTTTCGTCGCGGTCCTGCACGCGGAACAGCGCGCCCAGGGTCAGGGTCGTGTCGAAGCTGCCGGTCAGCTCGCCGCGGTTGAACTGCACCGCCTGCGCGCTGCCCGCTGCCAGCAGCGGGGCCAGCAGGGCCGCGGCGCTGGCGCCGGCCAGCATGCGGCGGTTGAGCCTGCGACGATGTGGACGGATTTCGGGCGTGATCGTGCGTGCCATGGCGTTTCCTCCTCGCTCCACGTTTCTCTTTTTCGCCCGCGTTTGTTGGGGGCGCCGGAACGGAGGCAGCCCGATTTGCGGGAATTTCAAGGCTGTAGCAGTAAAGGCTGGCGTGCGCCTGCGTCAAGGTCTCTATGCCCGGAATGCAGGGCTCCGGCCCCGCCGGACAGGGTTCCGGAGCGTCCTTGAAAAGTCTGTCCGCACTGTGGATGTCAGCCGGCTGCCCCGTAAGTGCTTGATTCAAGGCTCCGTTGCATAAAGGGACCGGCCCGGCCGGAAGCCCGGCCCGGCGCTCCGCCGGCAACCGGGCCAGAACTGGGGCCGAGTCGGGGCGAGACCGCGGGGCGGGCGCGGCCCCGTCGGCTGCAGGGGGTCAGCTCGCGGCCTGGTTGCGCGCCGGCCGCAGGCAGCGGGCTTCCAGTTCGGCCGCCGGAACCGGAAAGCCGATGAGGAAGCCCTGTGCCTCGTGGCAGCGGTGCCGGCGCAGGAAATCGAGCTGCTCCTGCGTCTCGATCCCCTCTGCCACCACGGTCAGGCCGAGCTGCCGGCCCATGGCGATGATGGTGGCGGCGATGGCCCCGGTATCGGCGTTGCTGGGCGCCTCGCTGACGAAGGAGCGGTCCACCTTCAACGTCGTGATCGGCAGCCGGCGGAGATAGGAGAGCGAGGAGTAGCCGGTGCCGAAATCGTCCACGGCGATGCGGATGCCGCGGCCGCGCAGTTCCGCCAGCCCGTCGGCGATGAAGGCCATGTTGGACATCATGGCCGTCTCTGTGATCTCCAGCTCCAGCAGATCGGGCCGCACGCCGTACTCGTCCAGCAGGGACTGGATGCGGTCGGCGAAGTGGCTGGAGGTGATCTGGCGGACGGAGACGTTGACGGCGACCGGCAGCGGCTCCAGCCCGGCGCGCTCCCAGCGATTGATCTGCTCCAGCGCGGCGCGCAGCACCCAGTCGCCGATGGCCAGGATCATGCCCGTCTCCTCCGCCACCGGGATGAAGGTGGAGGGCGGGATCATGCCCATCTCCGGATGGCGCCAGCGCAGCAGCGCCTCCACGCCCACCGTCTGCATCGTCTCCAGGCTGGCCTTGGGCTGGTAGTGAAGCTCGAACTGCCCCTGGTCGATCGCCTCGCGCAGGGCGTGCTCCAGCGACAGCCGGGCCACGGCCGCCTCGTTCATCTCCGGCGTGAAGAAGCGGTAGCCGTTGCCGCCGGCCGACTTCGCCGTGTGCATGGCGGTGTCCGCATCGCGCAGCAGGGCGCCGATGTCGGTGGCGTCGCCGGGGAAGAGCGTGATGCCGATGGAACAGGTGATGAAAAGCTGCTGTCCGTCCAGGCCGAAGGGCTGGGACAGGCCGGCCAGCACCGTCTCGGCCACGCGGGCGGCCATCTGCGGTTCCGTCAGATCCTCCGCGATGATCAGGAACTCGTCCGCGCCCAGCCGGCCGATGGTATCGGCCGGGCGGACGGAGCTGGCCAGCCGCTGCGAGATGGCGCGCAGCAGCTTGTCGCCGACCTGGTGGCCCAGGCTGTCATTGACCAGCTTGAAGCGGTCCAGGTCCAGCAGCAGCACCGCGACCGAGTTGCCCTTGCGTTCGGCCTGGTCGGCGGCATGCTGGAGCCTGTCCTGCAACAGGGTGCGGTTCGGCAGCCCGGTCAGCGGGTCATGGGTGCTGACATACATGAGCTGCTCTTCGAACCGCTTGCGGTCCGTGACGTCCGTCATGGTTCCGGTGATCCGCACGGGGCGGCCCCGGTCGTCCCGGATCGCCTGTCCGCGCGCCTCGATCCAGATCAGGGAGCCGTCGCGGTGACGCAGCCGGTAGAAGGCGTGGTAGTCGCCGGATTTCCCGGCCAGATAGCGTTCGATCTGCGCCAGTGCGGCTGGCCGGTCGTCGGGATGCAGGATCTCGCGGAACAGCAGGTCGGCCTGACCCGGCGGGCTGCCCTCGTAGCCCAGCATCTCGATGAACTCCGGGCTCCACCAGAAGATGCCGTTGGCGTAGTCCACGTCGAACACGCCCGATCGGGTGGCGCGCACGGCCAGCTTCAGCCGCTCCTCGCTGTCGCGCAGGGCCTGCTCCGCCTGCTTGCGGCGGGTGATGTCCTGCACCACGCAGATGGCCGTGCGGCGGTCGCCCAGCCGCATCTGGCTGACGCCGAAGGCCATGCTGAAGGTCACGTTCCGGCCGGTCCGGCCCTGGATCTCCGACCAGGTTTCGCGCCGCCGCCCGTCGCCGCTCTGGCGCAGGCAGGCCATCAGCGCCATCGCCACGCGGGTCCAGTCTCCCTCGTCGATCAGGGTGACGAAGGGTTTGCCCACGACATCGGCGGCGGCATGGCCGAACAGCTCCAGCGCCGCCCGGTTCATCGTCTCGATCCGCAGATCCTCGTCCAGCGTGATGATGCCGTCGGCGACGTTGTCCATGATGCCGGACAGCCGCGTCTCGCGCTCGCGCAGGGCGGCCTCCGCCCGCCGGCGTTCGACCAGCGAGCGGTCGAACTGGGTCAGCAGGTCGTTGGTGATGCGTGCCAGCAGGCCCAGCTCGTCGTCGGCATGGTGCGACGGCACCGTCAGCGGCCGGCCGGCCGGCTGGGCCGGATCGACCTCTGCGATGGCGCCCGCCAGCCGCAGGAAGGGCTTGGTGATGCTGAGATAGAGCATCACCGCCAGCGCCGTCGCCAGCCCCAGCATCCACAGCGCGCTGGTCGCCAGCACCAGCTCCGCCCGGCGGAAGAAGTCGGCGGCGATGACGTAGCGGTCGATGCTGACCCGCAGCTCGCCCACCCGCAGCTCCTCCGCCCGGCGGACGATCAGGGGGATGGCGAAGGACTTCTCGTGCGGCAGCAGCAGTTCCGCCAGCCACTTCAGCCGCCCCTCGGTCGGCAGCCGCTCCTTCGAGGCCAGGACGTTGCCCAGATCCTCATAGATCGCCGCGCGGTAGACCGGCCGGTAGGCGAACAGCCCGGTGATGACCCGTTCCGCCAGCGCCTGATCGAAGGAATAGGCGGCCTCGGCCGCCGGCTCCTCCAGCGTGGACAGGACCTGCTTCACGAGCTGGTCCGTCTGCTTCTCCATGTCCAGCAGGTCCAGGGCGATCTGGACCGAACTGAGGAACAGGCCCAGCACCAGGGTGAAGACCAGGGTATTGCGGGCCTGCTTGTAGGACAGCCGCTTGCGCAACGGGATCTTCATCAGGGGGGGAGCCGGATGCAGTTCCCCTGCAACCGGGCCGGCGGGTTCCTCCCCCGGCGTCGGCGGAAGACCGCCGTCCTGCGTTTGCGCAGGAAAAGAAGCGTCCGATGCCCGCACCGTGCTGTGACCCGTCCCCCGTGTGCGTCCTTGAGACTAGACTGCCATCTCCGGTTTGGACATGACAATCGTGTTAACCGGTTCGGAGGGCACAGGGCGACGTGCCGGCGCAGGGGCCCCGCGCAGGTAACCGTCGCGCACCGCGCGGTCGTTTGCTAGGAGAGCGGAAGAGCTGAGCGGAGGAGTGGTTTGGCACGAGGCATCCTGGGCGAGATCGAGGGAGCGGGCCAGCGCGCGGCGGACGGGCTGGCGCAGGTCTTCGCGCGCCTGTCCGGCGGCGATCTGCGGCTGGGCGTGACCGGCCTGCGCCGGTCGGGCAAGACCGTCTTCGTCACCTCCCTGCTCCACAACCTGCTGACGGCCGGGCGGCTGCCCTTCCTGGACGTGATGTCCCAGGGCCGCTTCATCGCCTCGCGCCTCCAGCCGCAGCCCGACCCCGCCGTGCCCCGATTCGATTTCGAGGGCCGGCTGACCGAGCTGACGGCGGAGATCCCGCGCTGGCCGGAGAACACCAAGGCCGTCAGCGAGATCCGCGTCGCCCTGCGGTTCCGTCCGGTCGGGCTGATGCGCCGCAACCTGGGCGGCATCGCCACGCTGAACCTGGACATCGTGGACTATCCCGGCGAATGGCTGCTGGACCTGCCGATGCTGGGCCAGGGCTTCGCCGAATGGTCGCGGCAGACGCTGGACCTGTCGCTGCGGCCCCCCCGCGACGAACTGTCCCGGCGCTGGCGGGAGTATCTGCGCGGCGTCGATGCCACGGCCGACGCGGACGAGGCCGTGGCCCGCCGGCTGGCCGCCCTCTACACCGACTATCTCAAGGCCTGCCGGGCCAGCAGCGTCGGGCTCAGCCTCGTGCAGCCCGGCCGCTTCGTCGAGCCGGGGGAGATGGAGGGGGCCCCGGTGCTGACCTTCTGCCCCCTGCCGCCGCAGGAGGCCGCGCCGGCGGACTCCCTCTACGCCCTGATGGCGGAACGCTTCGAGGGCTACAAGGAGAAGGTCGTCCGCCGCTTCTTCCGCGACCATTTCGGGCGTCTGGACCGGCAGATCGTGCTGGTGGACGTGCTCTCGGCGCTCAACGCCGGGGCGCCGGGGCTGGAGGATCTGCACCAGTCGCTCGCGGCGACGCTGGAGAGCTTCCGCCATGGCCGCACCGGCTGGCTGAACTGGCTGGGCGGCTCGCGCATCGAGCGCGTCCTGTTCGCCGCCACCAAGGCCGACCATGTCGCCGCCAGCCAGCACGGCAACCTGCGCTCGCTGCTGGAGAGTTTCCTGGCAGGCTCGCTGAACTCCGTGCGCTATACAGGCGCCGCGGTGGACACCATGGCCATCGCCTCGGTGAAATGTACCGAGACCGTGCTGACCGAGTACCGTGGACGGCCGCTCGCCTGCGTGCAGGGCGTGCCGGCCGGCCGCACCGAACAGGCGGTGATCTTCCCCGGGGAGATCCCGGCCAGCCATCACGATGTCGGGCCGACGGGGGAGGGGCGCTTCAACTTCCTACCCTTCCTGCCGCCGCAGGGGCTGGGCCGCGACGGCCGCGGCCTGCCCAACATCCGGATCGATCAGGCACTCCAGTTCCTCGTGGGGGATCGCCTCGCATGACTTTGCGGACAGACGAGACAACGCGGACGCCCTGGGTTCCGCCCATGGAGTTCGACCCCGCGCGGGCGATGCCGGCGCCGCTCGACCAGCGCGACGCGCCGACCCCCCTGGCCGGAGAGCTGCTGCCACCGCCGACGCCGAACCCGCGGCGGTTCGCCGCCCGCGCCCTGGTCTTCTCGCTGGCCGGCCTGGTCGTCGCCGCCATCGGCATCGACACGGCGGATCTGGTGATCCGCGCCTTCGCCGTCTCGCCCTGGATGGGCGGGGTGCTCTGCGGGCTGGTCGCGGTGGCGGCCGGGGCGCTGGGCATGATGGCCGGCCGCGAATGGCGGGCCTTCTCCCGGCTTGCCAAGGTGGACGGGCTGCGCCAGCGGGCGGCGGCGCTGCGCGCCAAGGCCGGCCATGGCAAGGCGCAGCCGGTGGCGCGGCAGGTGCTCGCCCTCTATGTCGGCCGGCCGGAACTGGAGCGCGCGCGCGAGGCCTACCGCACCGCCGTCACCGACGCCCATGACGACCGCGAGGTGCTGGACCTTGCCGAGCGCACGCTGCTGACGCCGATCGACCAGACCGCCTACCGGCTGGTGGTGCGCGCCTCGCGCGACGTGGCGCTGGGCACGGCACTCAGCCCGGCCGCCCTGCTCGACGCCGCCCTGGTGATCTGGCGCAACGCGAGGCTGGTGCGCGAGGTCGCCAGCCTCTACGGCGCCCGGCCCGGCCTGTTCGGCTCCGCCCGGCTGCTGCGCCGGATGGCGGAGAACATCGCCATCGCCGGCGTGGCCGAGTCCGGCGACAGCATCGCCGTGGACGCGCTGGGCGGCACCGTGGCGGCGGCCCTGTCCGCCCGCATCGGCCAGGGCGTCATCAACGGCCTGCTGACGGCGCGCATCGGCCTCACGGCCATGCATCTCTGCCGGCCGCTGCCCTTCGCCCCGGAGCGGCGGCCCCGTCTGGCTGAAATCCGCAAGGAGCTGCTGCGCCTGCCTAAGGAAGTGCTGTAGCCTCGGTGGTCGGGATGGCGCCCGGCGGTGGCGGGCGCATGAGGGGAGAGGCCATGCGCATCCTGTTCCTCGGCGCCGGAGCGACCGGCGGCTATTTCGGCGGACGCCTGATGGAGGCGGGGGCCGACGTCACCTTCCTGGTCCGGCCCCGGCGGCAGGCCCAGCTCCGCGAGAACGGGCTGGTGGTGGAGAGCCCCGCCGGCAACATCCGCCTGCCGGCGCAGACCATCACGAAGGCCCGGCCCGGCTACGACCTCGTGGTGCTGACCTCCAAGGCCTACGACCTGGACGGCGCCATCGAGGCGATCCGGCCCGCGCTGGAGCCGCGGACGCTGGTGATGCCGCTGCTCAACGGTCTGAACCACATCGACCTGCTGGACGCCGCCTTCGGCCGGGAGCGGGTGCTGGGCGGCATGTGCCACATCCCGATCACGCTGGAGCCGGACGGCACCATCCGCCATCTCTCGCCGGTCCACCGGCTGGCCTTCGGTGCCCGCTCGCCCGGGCAGGACGCCATGGTCGGGCGGCTGGCCGAGGCCTTCCGCCCGACCCCGGTGGAGTGGCGGCGCAGCGACGCCATCATGCAGGACCTGTGGGAGAAGTTCGTCTTCCTGGCGACGCTGGCGGCGGCGACCTGCCTGATGCGTGCCCCGGTCCGTGCCATCGTCTCCCAGCCCGGCGGGGAAGGCTTTCTGCGCGCCCTGTTCGCGGAGGCGCAGGCCACCGCCCTGGCGGAGGGGTATCCGCCCTCGCCCGCCTCGGTGACGGACAGCCTGGACCAGCTCACCGACAAGGAGAGCGCCCTGACCGCCTCCATGATGCGCGACGTGGTCCGCGGCCACCGGGTGGAGGGGGAGCACATCATCGGCGACATGGTCCGTCGCGGCGAGCGCCACGGCCTCTCCATGCCGCTGATGTCGCTGGCGCTGCTGCATCTGCGCGCCTACGAGTCCGAGCGGCTCCGCCGGGCCGGCTGAGGGGGCGCCGGAGAAGGGGCGGGGCGTCAGGCCAGCAGCCCGTTCAGCACGTACAGCAGCCCGCCGATCATGGCGCCCAGGATGGTGCCGTTGATCCGGATGTACTGGAGATCCTTGCCGACCCGCACCTCCATCCGGCGGGTGAACTCGTCCAGGTCCTGGCCGCGCAGGGTGTCTGAGATGAAGTCGCGGATGCGCTCGCGCCAGCGCGGGATGGCGGCGACGAAGGCGTCCTCCACCGAGCGGTTGACGCGGCCGCGCAGCTCGGCGTCGTCGAGCTGGCTGGCGAGCGAGGCGACGGCGGCCTCGACCACGCCGCGGATGCGGCTGTCGGGCCCTTCCAGATCGTCCACCACCAGCCGGCGCAGGGTCGCCACCGCCTTGTCCAGCAACTGGCTGAAGCTGGTGTCCTGAAGCGCCATCCGGACGACGCGGGTCAGCCGCTCGCCCAGGGGGCCGCCCCGCTCCACCTCGTCGGGCAGCTCGCGCAGCCAGCGGCGCAGGTCGCGGCCCACGTCGGAATGCGGGCTGCGCAGGTCGAACAGGTGGTCGATCGCGGCGTCGGCCAGATTGCCGGCGACACGGCGGTCCACGGCGCGGGGAATCCACCAGCGCGAGCGCGCCTCCACCGCCTCCTGCAACCAGTTCCGTCGGTCCTGCACCATGCCGACCAGCCGGTCGGACAGTTCGGTCAGCAGCGCCTCCAGCGCGTCGCTCTCGACCACGGCACGCAGCACCCGGGCCAGCGGACGGCGCAGGTCCACCCCGCCCAGCGCTTCCTGCAGGGCGCGGGTCAGGGTGCCGCGGATGGCGGCCTCGCCGTCGCCGCGCACCAGCCCCGGCAGCAGGCGCACCACCACGTCCACGACGCGGGCGCGGCTCTGCCCGTCGTGCAGCATCCGGGCGATGCGGTCCGCCAGATCCATGCGGTGGAGCTGCTCCACCAGCATGCCGGGCTCCAGGAACTCGCGGTCGATGTAGGCGGCGATGCCGTCGGCGATGCGGTCGCGGTTCTTCGGCACCAGGGCCGTGTGCGGGATCGGCAGGCCCAGCGGGCGGCGGAACAGGGCGGTCACGGCGAACCAGTCGGCCAGCCCGCCGACCATGCCGGCCTCCGCCACGGCGCGCAGGGGATGCACCGCCTCCGGCGGCAGCGGGGCGACATGCGAGGCCACCCAGCCGGCCGCCGCCACGCCCAGGGCGGACCCGGCCAGAAGCCGGTAGCGCGCCAGTTCCGTCTCCCGCTCGCGCAGCGCCTGGTCATCCCCGGTCCGCATCCGCAGCCCCCGTCATGGTCGCATCCTTTCCCACGCTAATCCCCCGCCCGGCGGTGACCGGCCAGGATTTACCGAGGCGTTACAAAGCGAAAAGCCCGGGTAACGCGTTTTCCCCTAGAACGGCGTCCGGACAGGGACCGACTGCCTCCCCCGCCCGTTTCCGGGGGACGCCGGTCCTGTGACGGCGATCCCGCGGGCGGGGGTTATTCCCTTTCCACCGTCGGCGGGGACTGGACCCGGCGGCTGTGGCCGCCGGGTTTCCTTTTTCCCGTCCCGGAGTCCTGTCCGGCCCGCTCTCCGCCGCTCCCAGGAACTTCACCCGACCGCCCCGGTTGAACCGCAGCCCTCCGCGGCGGTGGGCGCGCAAGCCAGGGAGATCGCCATGCAGATCCGGGACATCATGACGAAGGACGTGGAGCTGGTGAACCCCGGCACCACCCTCAAGGAGGCCGCGCGCAAGATGCGCGACGCCGATACCGGGTTCCTGCCTGTCGGGGAGAACGATCGTCTGGTCGGCACCGTCACCGACCGCGACATCACCGTGCGCTGCGTGGCGGAGGGGGCGGACCCGAACAGCGCCGCCGTCCGCGACGCCATGACGGACGAACTGGTCTTCGTCTTCGACGACCAGGACAGCAGCGAGGCGGCCCAGCTCATGTCCGAACGCTCCGTCCGCCGCCTGCCCGTGCTGAACCGCGACAAGCGGCTGGTCGGTGTCGTCTCCCTCGGCGATGTGGCGGCCAGGGGCCGGGACGAGGACGTGGTCGGCCTGACCCACGGCGACATCGCCAAAGCGCCCCCGAACGGCTGAGGGCAGACGGCGAGGGGCAGACGGGCGAGGGGGAACGGGTGGGGTCCCCTTATGTCCCGCCCCCGCCCTCCAGCGGCTGGTGCCGGTGGACATCGTAGTCGGGGGCGGCCTCGACGCGGGACCGCGGAACCGAGACGCCCGCCCGGTTCTCCGCCCATTCGATGGTGCTGATCCAGTCGGTGTCGATCACCACCTTGCGGCCGGGCAGCCAGGTGCCCGTGTCCACCACCACCCGGCGCACCGTCCAGCGGTCGGTGTCCAGCAGCAGACTGTCGATGCTGCCGATGTCGCCGTCCGGCGCGCTCAGGGTGTAGCCCGCCAGTTCGCGGGTGCTGCGCAGGTGCGGGTCCCCGTCCGGCCCTGTCGTTTCCGCGGCGCCCGCCCCGGCTGCGTTCGCCTCTGCCGTGGTCCCGCCGCCCTCCTCTCCCGGTGGCCCGCCGGCGGCGGGGGGCAGGGAACCGGCCGGCGGGATGCCCAGGCCGGGGGCGAGGCCGGCGGCCATCCCCGCCGCACCGCC
It encodes:
- the panE gene encoding 2-dehydropantoate 2-reductase, whose translation is MRILFLGAGATGGYFGGRLMEAGADVTFLVRPRRQAQLRENGLVVESPAGNIRLPAQTITKARPGYDLVVLTSKAYDLDGAIEAIRPALEPRTLVMPLLNGLNHIDLLDAAFGRERVLGGMCHIPITLEPDGTIRHLSPVHRLAFGARSPGQDAMVGRLAEAFRPTPVEWRRSDAIMQDLWEKFVFLATLAAATCLMRAPVRAIVSQPGGEGFLRALFAEAQATALAEGYPPSPASVTDSLDQLTDKESALTASMMRDVVRGHRVEGEHIIGDMVRRGERHGLSMPLMSLALLHLRAYESERLRRAG
- a CDS encoding DUF445 domain-containing protein, whose protein sequence is MRTGDDQALRERETELARYRLLAGSALGVAAAGWVASHVAPLPPEAVHPLRAVAEAGMVGGLADWFAVTALFRRPLGLPIPHTALVPKNRDRIADGIAAYIDREFLEPGMLVEQLHRMDLADRIARMLHDGQSRARVVDVVVRLLPGLVRGDGEAAIRGTLTRALQEALGGVDLRRPLARVLRAVVESDALEALLTELSDRLVGMVQDRRNWLQEAVEARSRWWIPRAVDRRVAGNLADAAIDHLFDLRSPHSDVGRDLRRWLRELPDEVERGGPLGERLTRVVRMALQDTSFSQLLDKAVATLRRLVVDDLEGPDSRIRGVVEAAVASLASQLDDAELRGRVNRSVEDAFVAAIPRWRERIRDFISDTLRGQDLDEFTRRMEVRVGKDLQYIRINGTILGAMIGGLLYVLNGLLA
- a CDS encoding CBS domain-containing protein, producing MQIRDIMTKDVELVNPGTTLKEAARKMRDADTGFLPVGENDRLVGTVTDRDITVRCVAEGADPNSAAVRDAMTDELVFVFDDQDSSEAAQLMSERSVRRLPVLNRDKRLVGVVSLGDVAARGRDEDVVGLTHGDIAKAPPNG
- a CDS encoding PRC-barrel domain-containing protein — encoded protein: MIWNFDTLKGYTLRAADGSIGRVHDLLFEDRDWTVRYLVVDTGSFLFGRRVLIVPSVLGTPDADAKEIEVALTVAQVESSPSIETDRPVNRQQEALLHRYYGWAPYWTIGGSVGGAAGMAAGLAPGLGIPPAGSLPPAAGGPPGEEGGGTTAEANAAGAGAAETTGPDGDPHLRSTRELAGYTLSAPDGDIGSIDSLLLDTDRWTVRRVVVDTGTWLPGRKVVIDTDWISTIEWAENRAGVSVPRSRVEAAPDYDVHRHQPLEGGGGT